A window of the Dickeya dianthicola NCPPB 453 genome harbors these coding sequences:
- a CDS encoding bifunctional acetate--CoA ligase family protein/GNAT family N-acetyltransferase, whose product MSQRGLEALLRPRSIAVIGASEKPGRAGFLMMRNLLDGGFNGPVLPVTPKYQAVCGVLAYRDVASLPMTPDLAVICTRADRNLPLLEALGQRGCKTVIVLSAPPSQFAELKNCAARYAVRLLGPNSLGLLAPWQGLNASFSPVPILKGKLAFISQSAAVSNTILDWAQQRGIGFSYFIALGDSLDIDVDDLLDFLARDGKTSAILLHLEHISDARRFLSAARSASRNKPILVIKSGRSRQAQQLLHDGQHGLDAAYDAALQRAGLLRVQDTHELFSAVETLSHLRPLRGERLLIVSNGASPAAQALDQLIARQGKLATLSEATQQALRAALPDTVAVGNPLDLRDDATPQRYLAALSALLDSDDYDALLIIHAPSAAAPGTESAESLIQQLQQHPRGKRITLLTNWCGEFSSQEARRLFSGAGIPTYRTPEGAVIAFMHIVEYRRNQKQLKETPALPSDLTANAAQAHQLIGQALQEGATRLDTHEVQPILQVYGLNTLPTWIAGDSTEAVYIAEKIGYPVALKLRSPDIPHKSEIQGVMLYLQNAQEVQLAAEAMLERVRHTNPQARVHGLLVQGMANRTGALELRIAVEQDAIFGPIIMLGEGGMEWSRETQAAVALPPLNMALARYLIVQALKSGKIRSQSALKPLDIPAFSRLLVQVSNLILDCPEISRLDIHPLLASGEEFTLLDVTLHLAPFSGDPQSRLSIRPYPQELEETVRLKDGASCLFRPILPEDEPLLACFIGKVTREDLYYRYFSEINEFTHEDLANMTQIDYDREMAFIAVRSGAEGEPEIIGVTRAIADPDNISAEFAVLVRSDLKGLGLGRKLLEKLIHYARAHGLVRLSGITMPTNQGMVTLAKKLGFAVDVQLEDGIVTLELPLDSSARS is encoded by the coding sequence ATGAGTCAGCGCGGATTAGAGGCTCTGCTGCGGCCCCGTTCGATTGCCGTGATCGGTGCGTCGGAAAAACCGGGACGAGCCGGTTTTCTGATGATGCGCAACCTGCTTGACGGTGGCTTCAACGGGCCGGTGCTGCCGGTCACGCCAAAATATCAGGCAGTCTGCGGCGTACTGGCGTACCGTGATGTCGCCAGCTTGCCAATGACGCCCGATCTCGCCGTTATCTGTACGCGCGCCGACCGTAATCTGCCACTGCTGGAAGCGCTGGGGCAGCGAGGCTGTAAAACGGTCATCGTGCTCTCTGCGCCGCCATCACAGTTCGCCGAACTGAAAAACTGCGCCGCCCGCTATGCCGTACGGCTGTTGGGGCCAAACAGTCTCGGCCTGCTGGCGCCCTGGCAGGGACTCAACGCCAGCTTTTCGCCGGTGCCGATTCTGAAAGGCAAGCTGGCGTTTATCTCCCAGTCGGCGGCGGTTTCCAACACCATATTGGACTGGGCGCAACAGCGCGGCATCGGCTTCTCCTACTTTATCGCGCTCGGCGACAGCCTGGATATCGACGTCGACGACCTGCTGGATTTTCTGGCGCGGGACGGCAAAACCAGCGCCATTTTGCTGCATCTGGAACATATCAGCGACGCCCGGCGTTTTCTCTCGGCAGCGCGCAGCGCATCGCGCAACAAGCCGATTCTGGTTATCAAAAGCGGGCGCAGCCGACAGGCGCAACAGCTATTGCATGACGGCCAGCACGGGCTGGACGCCGCCTATGACGCCGCTCTCCAGCGCGCCGGGCTGCTGCGGGTGCAGGATACCCACGAGCTGTTTTCGGCGGTGGAAACCCTCAGCCACCTGCGTCCGCTGCGCGGCGAACGTTTGCTGATCGTCAGCAACGGCGCGTCGCCCGCCGCCCAGGCGTTGGATCAGTTAATCGCCCGGCAGGGCAAGCTGGCGACGCTGAGTGAAGCGACGCAACAGGCGTTGCGTGCCGCGTTGCCCGACACCGTCGCTGTCGGCAATCCGCTGGACTTGCGCGACGACGCCACGCCGCAGCGTTATCTGGCGGCGCTGTCGGCGCTGCTGGACAGCGACGACTACGACGCGCTGCTGATTATCCACGCCCCGAGCGCCGCCGCCCCCGGCACGGAAAGTGCCGAAAGTCTTATTCAACAGTTGCAGCAACACCCGCGCGGCAAACGCATCACGCTGCTGACCAACTGGTGCGGCGAATTCTCCTCGCAAGAGGCGCGCCGTCTGTTTAGCGGGGCGGGGATACCAACCTACCGCACCCCGGAAGGTGCGGTGATCGCGTTCATGCATATCGTCGAATACCGTCGTAACCAGAAGCAACTGAAAGAAACCCCGGCGCTGCCATCGGATCTCACCGCCAATGCCGCACAGGCGCATCAGTTGATCGGTCAGGCGCTGCAGGAAGGCGCCACTCGGCTCGATACCCATGAAGTCCAGCCGATTCTGCAGGTGTACGGCCTGAATACGTTGCCAACCTGGATTGCCGGCGACAGTACCGAAGCGGTGTACATCGCGGAAAAAATCGGCTACCCGGTCGCGCTTAAATTGCGATCCCCAGATATTCCCCACAAATCAGAAATTCAGGGCGTCATGCTGTACCTGCAAAATGCGCAAGAGGTGCAACTGGCGGCGGAAGCAATGCTGGAACGGGTCAGGCATACCAACCCGCAGGCCCGCGTACACGGGTTACTGGTACAGGGCATGGCTAATCGTACCGGTGCGCTGGAATTACGTATCGCGGTCGAACAGGACGCCATCTTTGGCCCGATCATCATGCTGGGTGAAGGCGGAATGGAATGGAGCCGGGAAACGCAGGCGGCGGTGGCATTACCGCCGCTGAATATGGCGCTGGCGCGCTATCTGATCGTCCAGGCGTTGAAAAGCGGCAAAATCCGCAGCCAAAGCGCGCTCAAGCCGCTGGATATTCCGGCCTTCAGCCGGTTACTGGTGCAGGTTTCCAACCTGATTCTGGATTGCCCGGAGATCTCGCGCCTGGATATTCACCCGCTGCTGGCCTCCGGCGAGGAATTCACGCTGCTGGATGTTACGCTGCATCTGGCGCCTTTCAGCGGCGACCCGCAGTCTCGTCTGTCTATCCGCCCTTATCCACAGGAACTGGAAGAAACCGTCCGGCTCAAGGATGGCGCGTCCTGCCTGTTCCGCCCCATACTGCCCGAAGACGAACCGCTGCTGGCCTGTTTTATCGGGAAAGTCACCCGCGAGGATCTGTACTACCGTTATTTCAGTGAAATCAACGAATTTACCCATGAAGATTTAGCCAATATGACCCAAATTGACTACGATCGTGAAATGGCTTTTATTGCTGTACGGTCAGGCGCGGAAGGTGAGCCGGAGATCATCGGCGTCACACGCGCCATCGCCGACCCGGACAATATCAGCGCGGAATTCGCGGTACTGGTGCGATCCGATCTGAAAGGACTGGGATTAGGCAGAAAACTGCTGGAAAAGCTGATTCATTATGCCCGCGCCCACGGCCTGGTTCGCCTGAGCGGCATCACTATGCCGACGAATCAGGGTATGGTCACGCTGGCGAAAAAACTGGGCTTCGCCGTTGATGTGCAACTGGAAGACGGTATCGTGACGCTGGAACTGCCGCTGGACTCATCAGCACGGTCATAA
- a CDS encoding YfiM family lipoprotein, translating into MRKALLLLLSICSGCAHMAQDQWTGTDKAKHFMASALLSAAGSEFAEHQHQSRDRSAAFGLMFSVSIGAAKEAYDSRPQGSGWSWKDFTWDIAGATAGYCLWQAAHH; encoded by the coding sequence ATGCGCAAAGCGTTGCTATTACTGTTGTCCATTTGTTCAGGATGTGCGCATATGGCGCAGGATCAGTGGACGGGTACCGACAAAGCGAAACATTTCATGGCGTCAGCGCTGCTAAGCGCCGCAGGCAGTGAATTCGCGGAACACCAGCATCAGAGCCGCGACCGCAGCGCCGCATTCGGATTGATGTTTTCCGTCAGTATCGGCGCAGCCAAAGAAGCCTATGACAGCCGGCCGCAAGGTAGTGGCTGGAGTTGGAAAGATTTCACCTGGGATATCGCCGGCGCAACGGCCGGCTACTGTTTATGGCAGGCAGCCCATCATTAG
- the pssA gene encoding CDP-diacylglycerol--serine O-phosphatidyltransferase: protein MLSKLKHTKYQQHLAQLPKIPQSANDVQTLHSPALFRTTLTEQILQAKKRIYLVALYLEHDDGGEGILSALYQAKRQCPELEIVVLVDWHRAQRGRIGVAADSTNADWYYEMAQRYDDASFPIYGVPVNTREALGVLHLKGFIIDDTVLYSGASLNDVYLHQHEKYRYDRYQLIHNPVLADVMARYVQDLLVSSAVQRLDCSSRPKTIDIKNDIRQFRQSLRSATYLLPGVGDNNHQLTVTPLVGLGKQSPLNRTIHHLMYCTEQSLVMCTPYFNLPALLVRNIIRLLRNGKQIEIIIGDKTANDFFIPEDQPFRIIGALPYLYEINLRRFLSRLQKYIDSNQLVVRLWKDGDNSFHLKGMWVDDNWQLLTGNNLNPRAWRLDLENAILIHDPEQVLQVQRQQELERIRAHTQIITHYQQLQSIAQYPVKVRKLIRRLRRIRIDRLISRIL, encoded by the coding sequence ATGTTGTCAAAACTAAAGCATACGAAATATCAACAACACCTTGCACAACTGCCTAAAATTCCTCAGTCTGCCAATGACGTCCAGACGCTTCACAGCCCAGCGCTTTTCCGTACTACGCTGACAGAACAGATTCTGCAGGCGAAGAAACGCATCTATCTGGTAGCCCTGTATCTGGAACACGATGACGGCGGCGAAGGCATTCTGTCAGCACTCTATCAGGCTAAACGTCAATGCCCGGAACTGGAGATCGTCGTACTGGTAGACTGGCATCGCGCCCAGCGCGGCCGTATCGGTGTCGCCGCAGACAGCACCAACGCTGACTGGTACTACGAAATGGCGCAACGGTACGATGATGCGTCCTTCCCGATTTATGGCGTCCCGGTCAATACGCGCGAAGCGCTGGGCGTCCTGCATCTGAAAGGGTTTATTATCGATGACACCGTGCTTTACAGCGGCGCCAGTCTGAACGACGTCTACCTGCATCAGCATGAAAAATATCGTTATGATCGCTATCAGCTGATTCATAACCCGGTGCTGGCTGACGTCATGGCGCGTTATGTGCAGGACCTGCTGGTTTCGTCCGCCGTACAGCGGCTGGACTGCTCGTCTCGCCCCAAAACCATCGACATCAAGAATGATATCCGCCAATTTCGCCAATCTTTGCGTTCGGCAACGTATCTGCTGCCTGGCGTCGGCGACAACAACCACCAGTTGACGGTGACGCCACTGGTCGGGCTGGGCAAGCAGAGCCCGCTGAATCGGACTATCCATCATCTGATGTACTGCACAGAGCAGAGCCTGGTGATGTGTACCCCCTATTTTAATTTGCCGGCCCTATTGGTACGCAACATTATCCGTTTGCTGCGCAACGGCAAGCAGATCGAGATAATTATCGGCGACAAGACGGCAAATGACTTCTTTATCCCCGAAGATCAGCCATTCCGGATTATCGGCGCGCTGCCTTATCTGTACGAAATCAATCTACGCCGCTTTCTGAGCCGGTTGCAGAAATACATCGACAGCAACCAACTGGTGGTTCGTCTGTGGAAGGACGGCGACAACAGCTTTCACCTGAAAGGCATGTGGGTGGACGATAACTGGCAACTGCTGACCGGTAACAACCTCAATCCCCGCGCCTGGCGGCTGGATCTGGAAAACGCCATTCTGATTCATGACCCGGAGCAGGTATTGCAGGTACAACGTCAACAAGAGCTGGAGCGCATTCGCGCCCATACCCAGATCATCACGCACTACCAGCAGTTGCAAAGTATCGCGCAATATCCGGTAAAAGTGCGCAAACTTATCCGCCGTCTGCGTCGTATCCGCATCGATCGCCTGATCAGCCGGATTTTGTAA
- a CDS encoding MFS transporter encodes MAKTINPQQETTTINTTRQRIWAIVGASSGNLVEWFDFYVYSFCSLYFAHIFFPTGNTTTQLLQTAGVFAAGFLMRPIGGWLFGYIADKYGRKKSMLISVCMMCLGSLVIACLPGYAAIGVWAPLLLLIARLFQGLSVGGEYGTSATYMSEVALEGRKGFYASFQYVTLIGGQLLALLVVVILQQVLSDTELRTWGWRIPFALGAALAVVALFLRRSLNETSASATRAHKDAGSLRGLWRNRKAFIMVLGFTAGGSLSFYTYTTYMQKYLVNTAGMNAKSASGLMTLALFVFMLLQPVFGTLSDKIGRRSSMLFFGALSALLTVPILSALQGVTNPAIAFALVMLALVIVSFYTSISGILKAEMFPPEVRALGVGLSYAVANALFGGSAEYVALSLKSLGTEEAFFWYVSLMGALAFLVSLGLHHKGKGETL; translated from the coding sequence GTTTATTCATTTTGCTCCCTTTATTTTGCTCATATCTTTTTCCCGACCGGTAATACCACAACACAATTGTTACAGACCGCCGGCGTATTTGCTGCCGGATTTTTGATGCGCCCGATTGGCGGCTGGTTATTCGGCTATATTGCCGATAAATATGGCCGTAAAAAATCGATGCTGATTTCTGTGTGTATGATGTGTTTGGGATCGTTAGTGATCGCCTGCTTGCCCGGCTATGCGGCAATTGGCGTCTGGGCGCCGTTATTGTTACTGATAGCTCGTCTGTTTCAGGGACTGTCGGTTGGTGGGGAGTACGGCACCAGCGCAACTTACATGAGTGAAGTGGCGCTGGAAGGGCGTAAGGGATTCTATGCATCGTTTCAATATGTAACGCTGATCGGCGGTCAATTACTGGCGTTACTGGTGGTGGTGATCCTACAACAAGTGCTTTCTGATACGGAGTTGCGTACGTGGGGCTGGCGTATTCCGTTTGCGCTAGGCGCGGCGCTGGCCGTGGTGGCGTTGTTTCTGCGCCGTTCTCTTAATGAAACATCAGCCAGCGCAACCCGGGCGCACAAGGATGCTGGATCGCTGCGCGGACTATGGCGTAATCGCAAAGCTTTCATTATGGTGCTGGGATTTACCGCCGGCGGCTCGTTGAGCTTCTATACCTACACCACCTATATGCAGAAATATCTGGTGAATACCGCCGGGATGAACGCCAAATCCGCCAGCGGACTGATGACACTGGCGCTGTTTGTTTTCATGCTGTTGCAACCTGTGTTCGGTACCCTGTCCGACAAGATTGGGCGCCGCAGTTCGATGCTGTTTTTCGGGGCGTTATCGGCGTTGCTGACGGTGCCGATTTTGTCTGCGCTGCAAGGGGTAACCAACCCGGCTATCGCGTTTGCGCTGGTGATGCTGGCGCTGGTGATTGTGAGTTTTTATACCTCGATCAGCGGCATTCTCAAGGCGGAAATGTTTCCTCCGGAAGTACGGGCGCTGGGCGTCGGGTTGTCTTACGCTGTGGCGAATGCCTTGTTTGGCGGCTCTGCTGAGTATGTGGCGTTGTCGCTAAAATCGCTGGGTACGGAAGAGGCTTTCTTCTGGTATGTTTCGCTGATGGGGGCGCTGGCATTTCTGGTTTCACTTGGGCTGCATCACAAAGGGAAGGGCGAGACGCTCTAA